A genome region from Tenebrio molitor chromosome 4, icTenMoli1.1, whole genome shotgun sequence includes the following:
- the LOC138127672 gene encoding uncharacterized protein isoform X1, whose amino-acid sequence MAQKKITQGVVNLGYEYEKLVSAYFCLKLLQDVSIKNFVLNINPSAYRKFDDVTVSITYNDGHKEQFALQLKHRETGRDILEARFELNREKKNFYIASYCAEFEKLPPDIQENYKFILFTNATFQNFDAVTNYKTQSCRTPSKSNFFNTDKIYQFQEYTNCHAAFYRKFYLLSGQKNVSELQESIVQIFREYFHSDSDIATCYIDFFANLRMGNYINTEITKDEVILKLTSLLLSNHVIRTPLREERDEKIQQIEEAIQQFDVTLLQDIDKDFVRDNWCYPNRKRNLVEDWARENKMLRSKGEGVLNEQQKELLYYFKENLLFVPITQNCAELIYQIINLCKSAENVKIKFVLIGERIDNKNLEKWKIFGNLSDLKSNQELYKKMTTSFKISLQGRKAETLETLRSRFNLNFDDFITPNELFRMLQDDLLVGQAIEKLSGYYIPRILLKEEFSYKCLPEVCAQKTVIVQCNGKSKTFKELLKSEFRNLKFLDFNKFQQNHRDYTKSFLILTDEKLNQQLNSIFHLQLTDNNKLAWVDNKIKAEDLLILDKQVSVVCGTPGIGKSTMMKSLANECPLTHWVIVVPLKQHSWFFKKPSSTAKVLGYLFDSNNKIDQVILQYFKNSKHILFLFDGLDELDSNSISNAINIMKQFKNEGYKIWIFCTKYLEKTLRRELQIYSIYKIEDLKREDLKKYVCQHLQEKGVSAEKVATIIHKMFENNNEEIEKDILKYPLFLFIASEIVSESENCDNWEDILTVPHMFSRFIERRFRRNLEKIGYNQQAGLEVIIKGFKNYYSREYKFAALKTCFDPNLLENMKLKNDKQFVKQINEHGDFLGLILKINRDDTFVFCHHRFAEYFAALWLSENFEEFPLNVRRFIFDEKYLCIRYFFNLILAEGCPLHQAVLRQDVSEVERLIPTHWNKTDRGGRTPLHLAFSFGQKYPILKDGELSNNQCENSTTHQKILQCIVQAEGIDPLQKDAILGWNCFEYADASLSLPSLEELSKYKTLELDYLRNYKDLKSLCHYCVSLGFVKLLTNVIHLKGLSNLDNFDKPLINLASECGQKEVVKLLIKNEVDLSRTCTDGRTALHEAALWGHCDLVKILINAKLDLNEKDSKENTPLQLAVKMGHFNIVKTLVEGGADVNTTDEGGRTPLHKASYRADTDIVEYLVEHGADVDCQDINQECSLQHAVQMEHFDVVKCLVERGANIQAMDKSKRTALHWAAYEGYHVMVKYLVGNGINIVAMDDDGKTALQIAVERQHENIVNYLKDAERGILRKPSENAEKSRLQELAKVTDLEKIQEIFESEDVNITDESNHTILHVASYHGNEHLVKYLLDQGAHTDAQNNDGRIPLHLASQCGHVNVMKLLLNRGSTKIEDNWGLTPLHRAAYKGQKVAVQVLLEAGFDPNSLNNHHSTPLHSAARGGHNDVIDLLIEKNADIEAVNVYKRTCLHEAAKKGCTDTVRHLVKLCNHIVDAVDYEGRTALHLSAEKNYFTIVQTLVEAKADINLTDNYRKTALDVATENNRKEIVEYLQKQS is encoded by the exons ATGGCTCAAAAAAAG ATTACACAGGGTGTCGTTAATTTAGGCTACGAATACGAAAAATTAGTTTCTGCTTATTTCTGTCTTAAACTGCTTCAAgatgtttcaattaaaaactttGTTCTGAATATTAATCCTAGCGCATATCGAAAATTTGACGATGTGACCGTTAGCATAACCTATAACGACGGTCACAAAGAGCAATTCGCATTGCAACTTAAGCACCGAGAAACGGGTCGAGATATATTGGAAGCAAGATTCGAATTAAACAGagaaaagaagaatttttacaTTGCCAGTTACTGTGCTGAATTCGAAAAACTACCACCAGATattcaagaaaattacaaattcattttgtttaccaacgcaacatttcaaaatttcgacGCCGTCACAAATTATAAAACTCAATCATGTAGAACGCCATCCaaaagcaattttttcaaCACAGACAAAATTTACCAATTTCAAGAGTACACTAATTGTCACGCAGCGTTTTATAGAAAGTTTTACCTATTGTCTGGACAGAAAAACGTTTCGGAACTACAGGAATCCATTGTTCAAATTTTTCgtgaatattttcattccGATTCAGATATTGCAACATGTTACATAGATTTTTTCGCAAATCTACGCATGGGAAACTACATAAATACAGAGATTACTAAAGATGAAGTAattctgaaattaacaagTTTACTTTTATCAAATCATGTAATCAGAACTCCTCTGCGAGAAGAACGAgatgaaaaaattcaacaaattgaaGAGGCAATTCAACAGTTTGACGTAACACTGCTCCAAGACATCGATAAAGATTTTGTTAGAGATAATTGGTGTTATCCAAATAGAAAAAGGAATTTGGTAGAAGACTGGGCAAGGGAGAATAAAATGCTACGAAGTAAGGGTGAAGGCGTACTAAATGAACAACAGAAAGAACTCTTATATTATTTTAaggaaaatttgttgtttgtaCCCATTACGCAAAATTGTGCAGAGCTGATCTACCAAATAATCAACTTGTGTAAATCTgcagaaaatgtcaaaataaaattcgttttAATAGGTGAAAgaattgacaacaaaaatttagaaaagtgGAAGATTTTCGGCAATTTGTCAGATCTAAAATCAAATCAAGagctttacaaaaaaatgacaacttcttttaaaatatctcTTCAAGGACGGAAAGCTGAAACTCTCGAAACACTCAGAAGTAGATTTAACTTAAATTTCGATGACTTTATAACCCCAAATGAACTCTTTCGAATGTTACAAGATGATCTCTTAGTTGGACAAGCAATTGAGAAATTGTCGGGATATTACATACCACGCATATTGTTGAAAGAAGAATTTAGTTACAAATGTTTGCCAGAAGTGTGTGCACAAAAAACTGTAATTGTACAGTGCAATGGAAAATCTAAAACATTCAAGGAATTATTGAAAAGTGAATTTCGAAATTTGAAGTTTTTGGATTTCAATAAGTTCCAACAAAATCATCGAGACTACACGAAATCATTTCTTATCTTAACAGATGAAAAATTGAACCAACAATTAAATTCCATCTTTCATTTACAACTGACTGACAACAATAAACTTGCGTGGgtagataacaaaattaaagcagaAGATTTGCTTATTCTCGACAAACAAGTGAGCGTCGTTTGCGGTACACCAGGTATTGGCAAATCAAcaatgatgaaaagtttggcGAATGAATGTCCCTTGACCCATTGGGTGATTGTCGTTCCTTTGAAACAACATAGCTGGTTTTTCAAAAAGCCATCATCTACCGCAAAAGTTTTGGGATATTTATTTGacagcaacaataaaattgatCAAGTAATTctacaatattttaaaaatagtaaacacattttatttctctttgaCGGACTAGATGAGTTGGATAGTAATAGCATTTCAAATGCGATCAATATAatgaagcaatttaaaaatgaaggttacaaaatctggatctTCTGCAcaaaatatttggaaaaaacTTTAAGACGTGAGTTGCAAATATATTCCATCTACAAAATTGAAGACTTGAAAAgagaagatttaaaaaaatacgtttGCCAACATTTGCAAGAGAAGGGGGTAAGCGCAGAAAAAGTTGCCACAATAATTCAcaaaatgtttgaaaataataatgaagaaataGAAAAAGACATACTGAAATATCCTCTCTTTCTGTTCATTGCATCAGAAATTGTCAGCGAATCCGAAAATTGTGATAATTGGGAAGATATTCTAACCGTGCCTCACATGTTCTCGCGTTTTATAGAACGCAGATTTCGCCgcaatttagaaaaaattggtTACAACCAGCAGGCAGGTTTAGAAGTGATCATTAAAggattcaaaaattattactcCAGGGAGTACAAATTTGCTGCTTTAAAAACGTGTTTCGACCCAAACCTCTtagaaaatatgaaattaaaaaatgataaacaatTTGTAAAGCAGATTAACGAACATGGAGATTTCTTAGGActgatattaaaaatcaacaGAGACGACACGTTTGTATTTTGCCATCACAGATTTGCAGAATATTTTGCCGCACTCTGGTTAAgcgaaaattttgaagaatttcCGCTTAACGTAAGAAGATTCATTTTCGACGAAAAGTACCTCTGCATAAGATATTTCTTCAACCTTATACTGGCAGAAGGTTGTCCTCTTCATCAGGCGGTCCTTAGACAGGATGTCTCTGAAGTTGAAAGGCTCATTCCTACCCATTGGAATAAAACAGATCGTGGAGGAAGAACACCGCTTCATTTAGCTTTTTCGTTCGGACAAAAATATCCAATTTTGAAAGATGGCGAACTTAGTAACAATCAGTGCGAGAATTCTACGACACATCAGAAGATTTTGCAATGTATTGTACAAGCAGAAGGAATCGACCCGTTACAGAAGGACGCCATACTTGGATGGAATTGTTTTGAATATGCTGATGCTTCATTGTCTCTACCCTCCTTagaagaattgtcaaaatataaaacaCTGGAACTGgattatttaagaaattatAAAGATCTGAAGAGTTTATGTCACTACTGTGTGTCCCTTGGTTTCGTAAAACTCTTAACTAATGTAATTCACCTGAAAGGTTTGTCAAATTTAGACAATTTCGACAAACCTCTTATTAATTTAGCTTCGGAATGTGGTCAGAAAGAGGTTGtgaaattgttaataaaaaacgaGGTTGATTTGTCAAGAACTTGTACTGATGGAAGGACAGCTTTACACGAGGCCGCTCTGTGGGGTCATTGTGATCtggtcaaaattttaataaacgcCAAGCTGGATTTGAATGAAAAAGATTCCAAAGAAAACACACCCCTTCAGTTGGCTGTAAAAATGGGGCATTTCAATATTGTCAAAACATTGGTTGAAGGAGGAGCTGATGTTAATACCACCGATGAAGGGGGAAGAACACCTCTCCACAAAGCATCTTACAGAGCTGACACTGATATTGTGGAATATTTGGTTGAACATGGTGCTGACGTTGACTGTCAGGACATCAATCAGGAATGTTCTTTGCAACACGCCGTTCAAATGGAACATTTTGATGTCGTCAAATGCTTGGTTGAACGAGGAGCCAATATACAGGCTATGGACAAAAGTAAAAGAACAGCATTGCATTGGGCAGCCTATGAGGGTTATCATGTTATGGTGAAGTACTTAGTTGGAAATGGAATCAATATTGTCGCTATGGATGACGATGGTAAAACAGCATTACAAATAGCAGTAGAAAGACAAcacgaaaatattgtaaattaccTCAAAGATGCCGAACGTGGTATTTTAAG GAAACCATCGGAAAACGCCGAAAAGTCGAGATTACAAGAGCTGGCAAAAGTTActgatttggaaaaaattcaagaaataTTTGAAAGTGAAGATGTGAACATCACTGACGAAAGCAATCACACCATCTTACACGTTGCGTCTTATCACGGGAATGAACAtcttgttaaatatttattagatCAAGGTGCCCACACTGACGCTCAGAATAATGACGGTCGAATTCCCTTGCATTTGGCATCGCAATGTGGCCACGTCAATGTGATGAAACTGCTTTTAAACAGGGGAAGCACTAAAATTGAGGATAATTGGGGCTTGACACCTTTACACCGAGCAGCATACAAGGGTCAAAAAGTAGCGGTCCAAGTTCTCTTGGAAGCAGGATTTGACCCAAATTCACTCAACAATCATCACTCTACGCCTCTACATAGCGCTGCTCGCGGAGGACACAACGATGTCATCGATCTCTTGATTGAGAAAAATGCAGACATCGAAGCCGTCAATGTTTACAAGAGAACCTGTTTGCATGAAGCAGCCAAAAAAGGATGCACAGACACTGTTCGTCATTTGGTTAAATTGTGCAATCATATTGTTGACGCTGTTGATTACGAAGGGCGAACAGCTTTGCATTTGTCTGCggaaaaaaactattttactATAGTTCAAACACTAGTAGAAGCCAAGGCTGATATAAATTTAACTGATAATTACAGAAAGACTGCTTTGGATGTTGCAACCGAAAATAATCGTAAGGAAATCGTTGAGTATTTGCAGAAACAATCATAG